One window of the Seriola aureovittata isolate HTS-2021-v1 ecotype China chromosome 22, ASM2101889v1, whole genome shotgun sequence genome contains the following:
- the prkcq gene encoding protein kinase C theta type isoform X2: MEARYFLEKSDAAGQTEGDAESEREQDGLFALHQRRGAIKQAKVHVVKCHEFSATFFPQPTFCSVCKEFVWGLNKQGYQCRQCNAAIHKKCIDKVIAKCTGSAINSKETMIHKERFKIDMPHRFKVYNYKSPTFCEHCGTLLWGLAKQGLKCEECGMNVHHKCQKKVANLCGVNQKLMAEALAIIESKQQAKSTRESEIIGREGPVGIGQPGVVRAPSGLIMGLPATATPANKDVQGVSWEGPTDGSRSVTVALREEEPLYAVPRKDHQPKFTVDDFVLHKMLGKGSFGKVFLAELKKTGQFFAVKALKKDVVLMDDDVECTMVERRVLSLAWENPFLTHLYCTFQTKENLFFVMEYLNGGDLMFHIQSCHKFDLQRATFYAAEIICGLQFLHSKGIIYRDLKLDNVLLDSEGHIKIADFGMCKENMQEDLRTSTFCGTPDYIAPEILLGQKYNSSVDWWSFGVLLYEMLIGQSPFHGRDEEELFQSIRTDNPIYPRWLTKDAKDILVKLFVREPEERLGVKGNIRQHSFFSSTDWISLEQRQVAPPFRPTLSSPSDCSNFDKEFINEKPRLSCADRTLINSVDQTMFRNFSFVNPGMARIAR; the protein is encoded by the exons ATGGAGGCCAGATATTTCCTGGAGAAAAGTG ATGCTGCAGGTCAGACCGAGGGAGACGCCGAGTCCGAACGGGAGCAAGACGGTCTGTTCGCCCTCCATCAGCGACGCGGTGCCATCAAACAGGCCAAAGTGCACGTCGTCAAATGTCATGAATTCAGCGCCACGTTCTTCCCACAGCCAACCTTCTGCTCCGTATGCAAAGAGTTTGTCTG GGGGCTTAACAAGCAGGGTTACCAGTGCAGAC aGTGCAATGCAGCTATCCACAAAAAATGCATAGACAAAGTCATCGCCAAATGCACCGGCTCGGCCATAAACAGCAAAGAAACGATG ATCCACAAGGAACGCTTCAAGATCGACATGCCGCACAGGTTTAAAGTCTATAACTACAAAAGCCCCACCTTCTGTGAACACTGTGGGACTCTGCTGTGGGGGCTCGCCAAGCAGGGGCTCAAATGTGAGG aGTGTGGCATGAACGTCCATCATAAATGTCAGAAGAAAGTAGCCAACCTCTGTGGGGTCAACCAGAAactgatggctgaagctctggCCATCATCGAGAGCAAGCAGCAG GCAAAAAGCACCAGAGAATCTGAAATCATTGGTCGAGAAGGTCCAGTAGGTATTGGCCAGCCTGGGGTGGTCCGAGCTCCGTCCGGGTTAATAATGGGTCTACCGGCCACGGCTACACCTGCAAACAAAG ATGTGCAGGGTGTTTCATGGGAGGGACCGACAGACGGCAGCAGGTCGGTCACCGTGGCgttgagagaggaggagcctctgTACGCCGTCCCACGGAAGGATCATCAACCCAAGTTCACCGTCGATGACTTTGTCCTGCACAAGATGCTGGGGAAGGGCAGCTTTGGCAAG gtgtttctaGCTGAGCTGAAAAAGACAGGCCAGTTTTTTGCAGTCAAGGCTCTGAAAAAGGACGTGGTGCTGATGGACGACGATGTGGAGTGCACTATGGTGGAGAGGAGGGTCCTGTCTTTAGCCTGGGAGAATCCTTTCCTCACGCACCTTTACTGCACCTTCCAGACCAAG GAGAACCTGTTCTTTGTGATGGAGTATCTGAACGGAGGGGATCTGATGTTCCACATCCAGAGCTGCCACAAGTTTGACTTGCAAAGAGCCAC cttcTATGCAGCTGAGATCATCTGTGGGCTCCAGTTCCTGCACTCTAAAGGAATCATTTACAG AGACCTGAAGCTGGACAATGTGCTGTTGGACTCCGAGGGCCATATAAAGATAGCGGACTTTGGCATGTGTAAGGAGAACATGCAGGAAGACTTGCGGACCTCCACCTTCTGCGGGACGCCGGACTATATTGCTCCTGAG ATCCTGCTGGGTCAGAAGTACAACAGCTCGGTGGACTGGTGGTCGTTCGGAGTGCTGCTGTACGAGATGCTGATCGGTCAGTCTCCGTTCCACGGCCGAGACGAAGAGGAGCTGTTTCAGTCCATACGGACGGACAACCCCATCTACCCGCGCTGGCTCACCAAAGACGCCAAGGACATTTTAGTCAAG ctgtttgtcagAGAGCCTGAGGAGAGGCTGGGAGTGAAAGGAAACATCAGGCAGCACAGTTTCTTCAGCAGCACTGACTGGATCTCCCTGGAGCAACGGCAAGTGGCGCCACCCTTCAGGCCAACCTTA TCGTCGCCCAGCGACTGCAGCAACTTCGACAAAGAGTTCATCAACGAGAAGCCTCGGCTGTCATGTGCCGACCGGACGCTCATCAACAGCGTTGACCAGACGATGTTCAGAAACTTCTCCTTCGTTAACCCGGGGATGGCTCGCATTGCGCGCTGA
- the prkcq gene encoding protein kinase C theta type isoform X1: MSPFLRIGFSKFEMDPGLAYQEEVLNPYCAVHMKEAIDTEKGQVYKQKKPTMYPPWSTTFDAHIHRGRIMHVMVKDRTAELKSEATVALDSLAARCKKENGKLEIWLELKPQGRLLMEARYFLEKSDAAGQTEGDAESEREQDGLFALHQRRGAIKQAKVHVVKCHEFSATFFPQPTFCSVCKEFVWGLNKQGYQCRQCNAAIHKKCIDKVIAKCTGSAINSKETMIHKERFKIDMPHRFKVYNYKSPTFCEHCGTLLWGLAKQGLKCEECGMNVHHKCQKKVANLCGVNQKLMAEALAIIESKQQAKSTRESEIIGREGPVGIGQPGVVRAPSGLIMGLPATATPANKDVQGVSWEGPTDGSRSVTVALREEEPLYAVPRKDHQPKFTVDDFVLHKMLGKGSFGKVFLAELKKTGQFFAVKALKKDVVLMDDDVECTMVERRVLSLAWENPFLTHLYCTFQTKENLFFVMEYLNGGDLMFHIQSCHKFDLQRATFYAAEIICGLQFLHSKGIIYRDLKLDNVLLDSEGHIKIADFGMCKENMQEDLRTSTFCGTPDYIAPEILLGQKYNSSVDWWSFGVLLYEMLIGQSPFHGRDEEELFQSIRTDNPIYPRWLTKDAKDILVKLFVREPEERLGVKGNIRQHSFFSSTDWISLEQRQVAPPFRPTLSSPSDCSNFDKEFINEKPRLSCADRTLINSVDQTMFRNFSFVNPGMARIAR, encoded by the exons ATGTCGCCTTTCCTGCGGATCGGCTTCTCCAAATTCGAGATGGATCCCGGTCTGGCTTACCAGGAAGAGGTGCTGAACCCATACTGCGCCGTCCACATGAAGGAGGCCATCGACACAG AGAAGGGCCAAGTGTACAAGCAGAAGAAGCCCACCATGTACCCGCCGTGGAGCACCACCTTTGACGCCCACATCCATCGCGGTCGCATCATGCACGTGATGGTGAAGGACCGGACGGCGGAGCTGAAGTCTGAGGCCACGGTGGCTCTGGACTCGCTGGCGGCACGCTGCAAGAAGGAGAACGGCAAGCTGGAGATCTGG ctgGAGCTGAAGCCACAGGGTCGCCTGCTGATGGAGGCCAGATATTTCCTGGAGAAAAGTG ATGCTGCAGGTCAGACCGAGGGAGACGCCGAGTCCGAACGGGAGCAAGACGGTCTGTTCGCCCTCCATCAGCGACGCGGTGCCATCAAACAGGCCAAAGTGCACGTCGTCAAATGTCATGAATTCAGCGCCACGTTCTTCCCACAGCCAACCTTCTGCTCCGTATGCAAAGAGTTTGTCTG GGGGCTTAACAAGCAGGGTTACCAGTGCAGAC aGTGCAATGCAGCTATCCACAAAAAATGCATAGACAAAGTCATCGCCAAATGCACCGGCTCGGCCATAAACAGCAAAGAAACGATG ATCCACAAGGAACGCTTCAAGATCGACATGCCGCACAGGTTTAAAGTCTATAACTACAAAAGCCCCACCTTCTGTGAACACTGTGGGACTCTGCTGTGGGGGCTCGCCAAGCAGGGGCTCAAATGTGAGG aGTGTGGCATGAACGTCCATCATAAATGTCAGAAGAAAGTAGCCAACCTCTGTGGGGTCAACCAGAAactgatggctgaagctctggCCATCATCGAGAGCAAGCAGCAG GCAAAAAGCACCAGAGAATCTGAAATCATTGGTCGAGAAGGTCCAGTAGGTATTGGCCAGCCTGGGGTGGTCCGAGCTCCGTCCGGGTTAATAATGGGTCTACCGGCCACGGCTACACCTGCAAACAAAG ATGTGCAGGGTGTTTCATGGGAGGGACCGACAGACGGCAGCAGGTCGGTCACCGTGGCgttgagagaggaggagcctctgTACGCCGTCCCACGGAAGGATCATCAACCCAAGTTCACCGTCGATGACTTTGTCCTGCACAAGATGCTGGGGAAGGGCAGCTTTGGCAAG gtgtttctaGCTGAGCTGAAAAAGACAGGCCAGTTTTTTGCAGTCAAGGCTCTGAAAAAGGACGTGGTGCTGATGGACGACGATGTGGAGTGCACTATGGTGGAGAGGAGGGTCCTGTCTTTAGCCTGGGAGAATCCTTTCCTCACGCACCTTTACTGCACCTTCCAGACCAAG GAGAACCTGTTCTTTGTGATGGAGTATCTGAACGGAGGGGATCTGATGTTCCACATCCAGAGCTGCCACAAGTTTGACTTGCAAAGAGCCAC cttcTATGCAGCTGAGATCATCTGTGGGCTCCAGTTCCTGCACTCTAAAGGAATCATTTACAG AGACCTGAAGCTGGACAATGTGCTGTTGGACTCCGAGGGCCATATAAAGATAGCGGACTTTGGCATGTGTAAGGAGAACATGCAGGAAGACTTGCGGACCTCCACCTTCTGCGGGACGCCGGACTATATTGCTCCTGAG ATCCTGCTGGGTCAGAAGTACAACAGCTCGGTGGACTGGTGGTCGTTCGGAGTGCTGCTGTACGAGATGCTGATCGGTCAGTCTCCGTTCCACGGCCGAGACGAAGAGGAGCTGTTTCAGTCCATACGGACGGACAACCCCATCTACCCGCGCTGGCTCACCAAAGACGCCAAGGACATTTTAGTCAAG ctgtttgtcagAGAGCCTGAGGAGAGGCTGGGAGTGAAAGGAAACATCAGGCAGCACAGTTTCTTCAGCAGCACTGACTGGATCTCCCTGGAGCAACGGCAAGTGGCGCCACCCTTCAGGCCAACCTTA TCGTCGCCCAGCGACTGCAGCAACTTCGACAAAGAGTTCATCAACGAGAAGCCTCGGCTGTCATGTGCCGACCGGACGCTCATCAACAGCGTTGACCAGACGATGTTCAGAAACTTCTCCTTCGTTAACCCGGGGATGGCTCGCATTGCGCGCTGA
- the prkcq gene encoding protein kinase C theta type isoform X3 has protein sequence MTKCLKRDAAGQTEGDAESEREQDGLFALHQRRGAIKQAKVHVVKCHEFSATFFPQPTFCSVCKEFVWGLNKQGYQCRQCNAAIHKKCIDKVIAKCTGSAINSKETMIHKERFKIDMPHRFKVYNYKSPTFCEHCGTLLWGLAKQGLKCEECGMNVHHKCQKKVANLCGVNQKLMAEALAIIESKQQAKSTRESEIIGREGPVGIGQPGVVRAPSGLIMGLPATATPANKDVQGVSWEGPTDGSRSVTVALREEEPLYAVPRKDHQPKFTVDDFVLHKMLGKGSFGKVFLAELKKTGQFFAVKALKKDVVLMDDDVECTMVERRVLSLAWENPFLTHLYCTFQTKENLFFVMEYLNGGDLMFHIQSCHKFDLQRATFYAAEIICGLQFLHSKGIIYRDLKLDNVLLDSEGHIKIADFGMCKENMQEDLRTSTFCGTPDYIAPEILLGQKYNSSVDWWSFGVLLYEMLIGQSPFHGRDEEELFQSIRTDNPIYPRWLTKDAKDILVKLFVREPEERLGVKGNIRQHSFFSSTDWISLEQRQVAPPFRPTLSSPSDCSNFDKEFINEKPRLSCADRTLINSVDQTMFRNFSFVNPGMARIAR, from the exons ATGaccaaatgtttaaaaagag ATGCTGCAGGTCAGACCGAGGGAGACGCCGAGTCCGAACGGGAGCAAGACGGTCTGTTCGCCCTCCATCAGCGACGCGGTGCCATCAAACAGGCCAAAGTGCACGTCGTCAAATGTCATGAATTCAGCGCCACGTTCTTCCCACAGCCAACCTTCTGCTCCGTATGCAAAGAGTTTGTCTG GGGGCTTAACAAGCAGGGTTACCAGTGCAGAC aGTGCAATGCAGCTATCCACAAAAAATGCATAGACAAAGTCATCGCCAAATGCACCGGCTCGGCCATAAACAGCAAAGAAACGATG ATCCACAAGGAACGCTTCAAGATCGACATGCCGCACAGGTTTAAAGTCTATAACTACAAAAGCCCCACCTTCTGTGAACACTGTGGGACTCTGCTGTGGGGGCTCGCCAAGCAGGGGCTCAAATGTGAGG aGTGTGGCATGAACGTCCATCATAAATGTCAGAAGAAAGTAGCCAACCTCTGTGGGGTCAACCAGAAactgatggctgaagctctggCCATCATCGAGAGCAAGCAGCAG GCAAAAAGCACCAGAGAATCTGAAATCATTGGTCGAGAAGGTCCAGTAGGTATTGGCCAGCCTGGGGTGGTCCGAGCTCCGTCCGGGTTAATAATGGGTCTACCGGCCACGGCTACACCTGCAAACAAAG ATGTGCAGGGTGTTTCATGGGAGGGACCGACAGACGGCAGCAGGTCGGTCACCGTGGCgttgagagaggaggagcctctgTACGCCGTCCCACGGAAGGATCATCAACCCAAGTTCACCGTCGATGACTTTGTCCTGCACAAGATGCTGGGGAAGGGCAGCTTTGGCAAG gtgtttctaGCTGAGCTGAAAAAGACAGGCCAGTTTTTTGCAGTCAAGGCTCTGAAAAAGGACGTGGTGCTGATGGACGACGATGTGGAGTGCACTATGGTGGAGAGGAGGGTCCTGTCTTTAGCCTGGGAGAATCCTTTCCTCACGCACCTTTACTGCACCTTCCAGACCAAG GAGAACCTGTTCTTTGTGATGGAGTATCTGAACGGAGGGGATCTGATGTTCCACATCCAGAGCTGCCACAAGTTTGACTTGCAAAGAGCCAC cttcTATGCAGCTGAGATCATCTGTGGGCTCCAGTTCCTGCACTCTAAAGGAATCATTTACAG AGACCTGAAGCTGGACAATGTGCTGTTGGACTCCGAGGGCCATATAAAGATAGCGGACTTTGGCATGTGTAAGGAGAACATGCAGGAAGACTTGCGGACCTCCACCTTCTGCGGGACGCCGGACTATATTGCTCCTGAG ATCCTGCTGGGTCAGAAGTACAACAGCTCGGTGGACTGGTGGTCGTTCGGAGTGCTGCTGTACGAGATGCTGATCGGTCAGTCTCCGTTCCACGGCCGAGACGAAGAGGAGCTGTTTCAGTCCATACGGACGGACAACCCCATCTACCCGCGCTGGCTCACCAAAGACGCCAAGGACATTTTAGTCAAG ctgtttgtcagAGAGCCTGAGGAGAGGCTGGGAGTGAAAGGAAACATCAGGCAGCACAGTTTCTTCAGCAGCACTGACTGGATCTCCCTGGAGCAACGGCAAGTGGCGCCACCCTTCAGGCCAACCTTA TCGTCGCCCAGCGACTGCAGCAACTTCGACAAAGAGTTCATCAACGAGAAGCCTCGGCTGTCATGTGCCGACCGGACGCTCATCAACAGCGTTGACCAGACGATGTTCAGAAACTTCTCCTTCGTTAACCCGGGGATGGCTCGCATTGCGCGCTGA